The Nitrospira tepida genome includes a window with the following:
- a CDS encoding class I SAM-dependent methyltransferase yields MKSATDVHWNERAATVKDDVEVNIMDIFQREIEYDYVCRYLTAEMRLLEVGCGNGFSTARFRPLVRHVDAFDYAENMIDRARARVGETNNRFFVDNVLAPASMGSAYDGVVCIRVLINLRNLSEQRAALENLDRVLKPGGLFILAEGFREGFAALSELRQRVGLPPVQPASINVYSAQEELLPFFRAGYEPVDEFHLGSYDYLTRIVYPLIVGAENAKHNTVFSEKCAQLARQHNPECMKEFSRMRGFVFRKRR; encoded by the coding sequence ATGAAAAGCGCGACGGATGTGCATTGGAACGAGCGGGCGGCCACGGTCAAGGACGATGTCGAAGTCAATATCATGGACATCTTCCAACGCGAGATTGAATATGACTATGTGTGCCGCTATCTCACCGCGGAGATGAGGTTGTTGGAGGTCGGCTGCGGGAACGGGTTTTCGACCGCTCGCTTTCGCCCGCTGGTGCGACACGTCGACGCGTTCGACTACGCCGAAAACATGATTGATCGTGCACGTGCCAGGGTGGGTGAGACCAACAACCGGTTTTTCGTTGATAATGTGCTGGCTCCGGCGTCGATGGGCAGCGCGTACGACGGAGTGGTCTGTATCCGCGTACTCATCAATCTTCGCAACCTCTCCGAACAGCGGGCTGCCCTGGAAAACCTGGACCGTGTCCTGAAGCCGGGGGGGCTCTTCATACTCGCCGAGGGGTTCCGCGAAGGATTCGCCGCCTTGAGCGAGCTTCGGCAACGCGTCGGCTTACCGCCGGTACAGCCCGCCAGTATCAACGTGTACTCCGCGCAGGAAGAGCTGCTGCCATTTTTCCGCGCTGGCTACGAGCCCGTGGACGAATTTCACCTGGGATCGTACGACTACCTGACGCGTATCGTGTATCCGCTGATCGTGGGAGCCGAGAACGCCAAGCACAACACCGTCTTCAGCGAAAAATGTGCCCAGTTGGCTCGGCAGCACAATCCGGAGTGCATGAAGGAGTTCTCTCGGATGCGAGGGTTCGTGTTTCGAAAGCGCAGGTAA
- a CDS encoding SGNH/GDSL hydrolase family protein — protein sequence MRTRKVTLVHMGDSITFGQYIDPALRWTSLIADRLRRHAVSRCLEIDSHNRGISGETTRMGLERYPKDVQELSPDVMTLQFGLNDCNCWQTDRGVPRVSESAFKANLLEMIVRARRFGARHIILSTNHRTLRRDPMISGEVYEEANARYSDLIRAVAREAAVTLCDIQAVFKPFSDEELARMLLPAPDQLHLSVEGNRVYADAIWPFILAAVEAAAEQPTKGDPRI from the coding sequence ATGCGAACGCGAAAAGTTACTCTTGTTCACATGGGCGACTCGATCACGTTCGGACAGTATATCGACCCGGCCTTGCGGTGGACCTCGCTGATCGCCGACCGACTCCGCCGGCACGCCGTATCCCGATGCCTGGAGATCGATTCGCACAATCGGGGGATCTCGGGGGAAACCACTCGGATGGGGCTCGAACGATATCCCAAGGATGTCCAAGAGCTCAGTCCAGACGTGATGACCTTGCAATTCGGACTCAACGACTGCAATTGTTGGCAGACTGATAGGGGGGTGCCGCGCGTCTCCGAGTCGGCATTCAAGGCCAACCTGTTGGAGATGATCGTCCGCGCACGGCGGTTCGGCGCTCGGCACATTATCCTGTCCACCAATCATCGGACGCTTCGGCGAGATCCAATGATCAGCGGCGAGGTGTACGAAGAAGCCAATGCGCGCTACAGCGATCTGATTCGAGCGGTGGCGCGTGAGGCGGCGGTTACGCTGTGCGACATCCAAGCGGTATTCAAGCCGTTTTCCGACGAGGAACTTGCGCGCATGTTGTTGCCGGCACCCGACCAACTTCACTTGAGCGTCGAGGGAAATCGGGTCTACGCCGATGCAATCTGGCCTTTCATCCTCGCCGCAGTGGAAGCCGCCGCAGAGCAGCCAACGAAAGGAGATCCCCGGATATGA
- a CDS encoding methyltransferase domain-containing protein yields the protein MKHDYTEFCICPACRGSLTASASSLQCATCSVRYEIRDGIPIFLPTYGDAERSRYLCCYQGLAQDDLAVPLEGRREARHSVLLDFVGDVRGKRVLDIGSSNGIYLRQLDAAFKVAFDLAWPFLAAIPKSEGMAPVCGDAETLPFRPGFFDVIIISDILEHLLKPERLVEHLRTVCTDDTRLIVHVPWREDISHYKQSKYEFAHLRSFGPYTFAQLWTDGFRIVKSKPTYPSLEEPILFHLEERVPTWLYSLLVRLYYHSAYLSQYEAQRRSVWIHEIPKRERWLLRWYPAKFKMFELRRYHGSLTARLVDRLFFQSGMLKLH from the coding sequence GTGAAGCACGACTATACTGAGTTTTGTATCTGCCCCGCCTGTCGAGGATCGCTCACAGCCTCGGCGTCCTCGTTGCAATGCGCGACCTGTTCCGTTCGCTACGAGATACGCGACGGAATCCCTATTTTTCTTCCGACCTACGGCGATGCCGAACGCAGCCGCTATCTGTGCTGTTATCAAGGGCTCGCGCAGGACGATCTGGCGGTTCCGCTCGAGGGCAGGCGGGAGGCGAGGCATTCGGTGCTCCTCGATTTCGTGGGAGACGTCCGCGGTAAGCGCGTGTTGGATATCGGGTCCAGCAACGGCATCTATCTGCGACAGCTCGATGCGGCGTTCAAGGTGGCCTTCGACCTGGCGTGGCCATTTTTGGCCGCCATTCCAAAGTCGGAAGGCATGGCGCCCGTCTGCGGCGACGCCGAAACGCTGCCGTTCAGGCCCGGGTTCTTCGATGTCATCATCATCTCGGACATTCTGGAACATCTGCTCAAGCCGGAGCGTCTCGTGGAGCACCTCAGGACCGTCTGTACGGATGACACGCGGCTGATCGTGCACGTCCCGTGGCGCGAGGACATTTCGCACTACAAGCAATCCAAATACGAATTCGCCCATCTCCGCAGTTTCGGACCCTACACCTTTGCGCAGCTCTGGACCGACGGGTTCCGCATCGTGAAATCCAAGCCGACCTATCCCTCGCTGGAAGAGCCGATTCTGTTCCACTTGGAGGAGCGCGTACCGACGTGGTTATATAGCCTGCTGGTCCGGCTGTATTACCACAGCGCCTACCTCAGCCAATACGAAGCACAGAGGCGATCGGTATGGATTCATGAAATTCCCAAACGAGAACGGTGGCTCCTGCGATGGTATCCGGCAAAGTTTAAGATGTTTGAACTGAGGCGCTATCATGGCTCCTTGACGGCGCGGCTGGTCGACCGACTCTTCTTCCAGAGCGGGATGCTGAAGCTGCACTAA
- a CDS encoding ABC transporter ATP-binding protein, producing MPDAMAIRMAGVAKMYKIFPSRVDNFLDAIGLPRWGWRGRKRYKEFWALKGIDLDLPVGSRTGILGRNGAGKSTLLKLITGNIPATEGTVEVNGKIQALLDAGAGFHPEFTGYENIHASLTYQGLTTAEIEAAVEDIVDFTELGDFLAQPYRTYSSGMQARLAFATATAIKPEILIIDEMLGAGDAYFVGKSADRIRQLVDGGASVLLVSHSLDQIVKLCDRAIWIERGKIVCRGSSLEVVKEYERYIRFLDDERLKAKNRVAQDPGLHSSQRGETRDALDVQFTATAGSTCDICEVTLFKGEVAGAGVRVGDAQDVNTSHLAYVSLEGGHWSEPQESGGVLFRSVTDAGKGATSGTVVCRAFHLYPEERYRCRVGYRTRGAGEVSLTIRWNGTVHGHYILPKALTWGTHDVEVKPFSVAEAGGLDRGPVSTQASLGPTGEVRTVSRWPGEGSLAIQSVRLLNAEEKEQAVFEPDCELRVRIRFLAKAAGSYPVIPVAVLFRLDGVVVSTHIGPTMHLELNQGETRQADLDYGPIRLGNGSYVFSVALYRQLSSVGPTEVYDLLDRSYEFAVVGNPPLESGIIRHLATWSIR from the coding sequence ATGCCTGACGCAATGGCCATACGCATGGCCGGGGTGGCGAAGATGTACAAGATCTTCCCGTCTCGGGTCGACAATTTTCTTGATGCGATTGGTCTTCCCCGATGGGGGTGGCGCGGACGCAAGCGGTACAAGGAGTTTTGGGCTCTGAAGGGGATCGATCTTGATCTGCCGGTCGGCAGCCGGACAGGTATTCTCGGCCGCAACGGCGCGGGAAAGTCGACGCTGCTCAAATTGATCACGGGCAACATCCCGGCAACCGAAGGCACGGTGGAGGTGAACGGCAAGATCCAGGCGCTGCTGGACGCGGGCGCAGGCTTTCATCCCGAGTTCACTGGTTATGAAAATATTCACGCCTCGCTGACCTATCAGGGATTGACGACCGCCGAGATCGAAGCCGCCGTCGAGGACATTGTGGACTTCACCGAATTGGGGGACTTTCTGGCACAGCCGTACCGGACCTACTCGTCCGGAATGCAGGCTCGCCTGGCGTTTGCAACGGCCACGGCGATCAAGCCGGAGATCCTTATTATCGACGAGATGCTGGGCGCCGGCGACGCCTACTTTGTGGGCAAATCCGCGGACCGCATTCGGCAGTTGGTCGACGGAGGAGCGTCGGTGCTGCTGGTGTCCCATTCGCTGGATCAAATCGTGAAGCTGTGCGACCGGGCCATTTGGATCGAGCGAGGCAAAATCGTGTGCCGAGGGTCCAGTCTCGAAGTGGTAAAGGAATATGAACGATACATCCGTTTCTTGGACGACGAACGGCTCAAAGCAAAAAACCGCGTTGCGCAGGACCCGGGATTGCACTCTTCGCAGCGCGGAGAGACGCGCGATGCGCTGGACGTGCAATTCACGGCGACGGCCGGGTCGACGTGCGATATATGCGAGGTGACTCTGTTCAAGGGCGAGGTTGCCGGTGCGGGGGTTCGGGTGGGAGACGCACAAGACGTCAACACGTCGCATCTGGCCTATGTCAGTCTGGAGGGCGGACATTGGTCTGAACCCCAAGAGTCGGGGGGCGTGCTGTTTCGCAGCGTGACGGATGCTGGAAAAGGCGCTACTTCCGGCACGGTCGTCTGCCGCGCCTTTCATTTGTACCCGGAGGAACGGTATCGTTGCCGAGTGGGATATCGTACTCGGGGAGCAGGCGAGGTCTCGTTGACGATCCGTTGGAACGGGACCGTTCATGGCCATTATATTCTACCGAAGGCTCTGACGTGGGGAACACACGACGTGGAGGTCAAGCCCTTTTCCGTAGCGGAGGCGGGCGGCCTTGATAGAGGTCCGGTGTCCACTCAAGCATCTCTCGGGCCGACCGGCGAAGTGCGCACGGTGAGCCGGTGGCCCGGGGAAGGATCCTTGGCGATCCAATCAGTGCGGCTGCTCAACGCCGAGGAGAAAGAGCAGGCTGTCTTCGAACCGGATTGTGAGCTGCGGGTGCGGATAAGGTTTCTCGCCAAAGCCGCCGGCAGCTATCCGGTAATACCCGTCGCCGTGCTCTTCAGGCTCGACGGCGTGGTCGTTTCGACCCACATCGGACCCACGATGCATCTGGAACTGAACCAGGGCGAGACGAGGCAAGCCGATCTCGACTACGGACCGATTCGCCTGGGCAACGGTAGTTACGTGTTCTCGGTGGCGCTCTATCGTCAGCTCTCTTCGGTCGGACCGACGGAAGTGTACGACCTGCTCGACCGGAGCTACGAATTCGCCGTGGTTGGGAATCCGCCGCTGGAGAGTGGCATTATCCGCCATCTTGCCACGTGGAGCATCCGGTGA
- a CDS encoding ABC transporter permease translates to MAARYAGSLLGVGWALVAPLAILAIYAVVYLYIFAVRPTQMSPLEYVLYMFAGLVPFLMSGEALNGGVSSVVANRSVLNNTVFPIDLAPVKPVLMSQAVSIVGFATIVLLSAATGRVTWAILAWPLLWGLQVLFLVGLNWILSLIHVVFRDLQYAMGIVLMIMLIASPIAYTPDMVPLTLKPLILLNPFAYFVIAYQKVLVLGQLPHWWEWAALVILSCGIFVSGGWIFAKGKRVLIDYA, encoded by the coding sequence ATGGCCGCCCGTTACGCCGGATCTCTCTTGGGTGTGGGATGGGCGCTGGTCGCCCCGCTGGCGATCCTGGCCATCTACGCGGTTGTCTACCTGTATATCTTCGCGGTGCGTCCCACGCAGATGTCTCCCCTGGAGTATGTGTTGTACATGTTCGCGGGGCTGGTCCCCTTTCTCATGAGCGGCGAAGCGCTCAACGGGGGCGTTTCGTCGGTGGTGGCCAACCGGTCGGTATTGAACAATACCGTCTTTCCGATCGATCTGGCGCCGGTAAAGCCCGTGTTGATGAGTCAAGCGGTGTCGATCGTGGGATTTGCGACGATCGTGCTGCTGTCCGCCGCGACGGGCCGCGTGACATGGGCCATTCTGGCATGGCCGCTGCTGTGGGGGCTCCAAGTGTTGTTCCTGGTCGGACTCAATTGGATTCTGTCCTTGATCCATGTCGTGTTCCGGGATCTCCAGTACGCGATGGGCATTGTGCTCATGATCATGTTGATCGCGTCGCCCATCGCCTATACTCCCGACATGGTGCCGCTCACGTTGAAGCCGCTTATCCTCTTGAACCCGTTTGCGTATTTCGTCATTGCCTACCAGAAAGTCTTGGTCCTGGGGCAGTTGCCGCACTGGTGGGAGTGGGCGGCGCTGGTGATCCTTTCCTGCGGAATATTTGTCAGCGGAGGGTGGATTTTCGCGAAAGGCAAGCGAGTCCTTATCGACTATGCCTGA
- a CDS encoding DegT/DnrJ/EryC1/StrS family aminotransferase, translating into MTIPLLDLSAQHQPIQAEIMAAIEQVLSSQAFILGPEVTKLEERVAAYSQARAGIGVSSGTDALLVALMALDIGPGHEVITSPYSFFATAGAIVRVGARPVFVDIEPETFNIDPVKIERAIRPNTKAIIPVHLYGQCAEMAPIMALAKQRGLHVIEDAAQAIGADYADGRRAGSVGTVGCFSFFPSKNLGAMGDAGMVVTNDLDLAERIRVLRVHGSKPKYYHKLIGGNFRLDSVQAAVLNVKLNYLDEWTRRRQENAERYRTLFQQAGLTDKPGVVLPEARYRRAGVKHHHIYNQFVIRAPRRDELMAHLKQQGIGSEIYYPVPFHLQECFRPLGYKEGDFPESERAAKETLALPIYPELTPEQQQQVVQTIQRFYSS; encoded by the coding sequence ATGACGATTCCCTTGCTCGATCTCAGCGCCCAGCATCAACCGATTCAGGCGGAAATTATGGCGGCGATCGAACAGGTGCTGTCGAGCCAAGCGTTCATTCTCGGACCTGAAGTGACGAAGCTGGAGGAGCGGGTCGCGGCCTATTCGCAGGCCCGCGCCGGCATCGGCGTCTCCTCCGGGACGGACGCATTGTTGGTGGCGCTGATGGCGCTCGACATCGGGCCTGGGCACGAGGTCATCACCAGTCCCTATTCCTTTTTTGCCACGGCCGGCGCGATCGTCCGGGTGGGAGCCCGACCGGTCTTCGTCGATATCGAGCCCGAGACCTTCAACATCGATCCGGTCAAAATCGAGCGGGCGATCCGACCGAACACGAAGGCGATCATTCCGGTGCACCTCTACGGCCAGTGCGCGGAGATGGCTCCGATCATGGCCCTCGCGAAACAGCGAGGGCTGCACGTCATTGAAGATGCCGCGCAGGCGATCGGAGCGGACTATGCCGATGGCCGGCGGGCCGGAAGCGTCGGGACGGTCGGGTGTTTCTCGTTCTTTCCCAGCAAGAACCTCGGGGCGATGGGCGATGCGGGCATGGTCGTCACGAACGACCTCGATTTGGCCGAACGGATTCGAGTGCTCCGCGTCCATGGGAGCAAGCCCAAGTACTATCACAAGCTGATCGGTGGCAATTTCCGGCTCGACAGCGTTCAAGCCGCCGTCCTGAACGTGAAATTGAATTATTTGGACGAATGGACCAGGCGACGCCAGGAGAATGCCGAACGGTACCGGACGCTGTTCCAACAGGCGGGACTCACGGACAAGCCGGGCGTCGTCCTTCCGGAAGCCCGATATCGGCGCGCCGGGGTGAAGCATCATCACATTTACAATCAGTTCGTGATTCGGGCGCCCCGGCGCGATGAGCTGATGGCGCATTTGAAGCAGCAGGGGATCGGCAGCGAGATCTACTACCCGGTGCCGTTCCATTTGCAGGAATGTTTCCGGCCGCTGGGCTACAAGGAAGGGGACTTTCCGGAATCCGAGCGCGCCGCGAAGGAAACGCTGGCGCTGCCGATCTATCCCGAATTGACGCCGGAGCAGCAACAACAGGTCGTGCAGACCATCCAGCGGTTTTATTCATCTTGA
- a CDS encoding Gfo/Idh/MocA family oxidoreductase, with protein sequence MQAAPPNESAARRPRIAVIGSGYWGKNLVRNMHDLQALEMICDTHDETLASLGAQYPSCRLVRAYSDVLRDKTIRGVMIATPAETHAGLVREALLAGKDVFVEKPLCLSVSEGRALVDLARHQNCILMVGHLLWYHPAVLRIQQLIGDGELGRIQYLYSNRLNLGKIRREENILWSFAPHDLSVILGLVKEMPDTVQAQGGNFLHPGIADVTTSLLSFKSGIRAHIFVSWLHPYKEQKLVVVGDRKMAVFDDTEKKDKLLLYPHSIDWKDNFPVPTKAEAQTVALDLREPLRTECEHFLDCIETRKTPRTDGEEGLRVLAVLQQCQEALERKQPPAPAAKAKPAYFAHASAFIDEGVDIGEGTSIWHTSHILKGTTIGRNCKIGQNVVVGPNVKVGEGVKIQNNVSVYEGVTLEDYVFCGPSMVFTNVFNPRSEIPRMNELRPTLVKRGATLGANCTIICGTTIGRYALVGAGAVVTREVPDHALVVGSPARVKGWMCRCGVKLRLKAGRAICEACRSVFRKTPHGVVPVSANAKHGER encoded by the coding sequence ATGCAAGCAGCACCGCCCAACGAATCTGCCGCGCGCCGGCCGCGCATTGCGGTCATCGGGTCCGGCTACTGGGGCAAAAATCTCGTACGCAACATGCACGATCTCCAGGCCTTGGAGATGATCTGCGACACGCATGACGAGACACTGGCCTCGCTCGGCGCCCAATACCCCTCCTGCCGGCTTGTGCGGGCGTATTCGGATGTGTTGCGGGACAAGACCATTCGCGGCGTCATGATCGCCACGCCCGCGGAGACGCACGCCGGGTTGGTGCGGGAGGCGCTTCTTGCCGGAAAAGACGTGTTTGTGGAGAAACCGCTCTGCCTGTCGGTCTCGGAAGGGCGGGCTCTGGTGGATCTTGCCAGACACCAGAACTGTATTCTCATGGTCGGGCATTTGCTCTGGTACCACCCTGCGGTCCTTAGGATTCAGCAGCTCATCGGGGACGGAGAGCTGGGGCGCATCCAGTACCTCTACTCGAATCGGTTGAACCTGGGGAAGATTCGGCGTGAAGAAAATATTCTGTGGTCGTTTGCCCCCCATGACCTTTCGGTGATCCTCGGTCTTGTGAAGGAGATGCCTGATACCGTGCAGGCCCAAGGCGGCAATTTTCTGCATCCGGGGATCGCGGACGTGACGACGAGCTTGCTGTCATTCAAAAGCGGGATTCGCGCGCATATCTTCGTGTCCTGGCTCCATCCGTACAAGGAGCAAAAGCTTGTCGTCGTCGGCGATCGCAAGATGGCCGTGTTCGACGATACGGAAAAGAAGGACAAGCTGCTGCTGTATCCGCACTCGATCGACTGGAAGGACAACTTCCCGGTCCCCACCAAAGCCGAGGCGCAGACCGTCGCCTTGGATCTCCGCGAGCCGCTTCGAACGGAGTGCGAGCATTTTCTTGATTGCATCGAAACCAGGAAGACGCCCCGGACGGACGGCGAGGAGGGACTGCGCGTCCTCGCCGTGCTCCAGCAATGCCAGGAGGCCTTGGAGCGCAAGCAGCCCCCGGCACCGGCCGCGAAAGCCAAGCCGGCCTACTTCGCCCATGCCTCGGCGTTCATCGACGAGGGGGTGGACATCGGGGAAGGGACGAGCATATGGCATACCTCCCATATCCTGAAGGGCACAACGATCGGGAGGAATTGCAAGATCGGGCAGAATGTCGTGGTGGGGCCCAATGTGAAGGTGGGGGAGGGGGTCAAGATTCAGAATAACGTCTCGGTCTATGAGGGCGTGACCCTTGAGGATTACGTGTTCTGCGGGCCCTCCATGGTGTTCACCAACGTGTTTAATCCGCGCAGCGAGATTCCGCGGATGAACGAATTGCGTCCCACCCTCGTCAAACGCGGAGCGACCCTCGGTGCCAACTGCACCATCATTTGCGGGACGACCATTGGCCGGTATGCGCTGGTCGGGGCGGGTGCCGTGGTGACGCGTGAGGTGCCAGATCATGCCCTGGTGGTGGGCAGCCCGGCTCGTGTGAAGGGTTGGATGTGCCGTTGCGGCGTGAAGTTGCGCCTCAAAGCGGGGCGGGCGATCTGCGAGGCCTGTAGATCGGTGTTTCGCAAGACTCCCCACGGGGTGGTACCAGTATCAGCCAACGCAAAGCATGGAGAGCGATAA
- a CDS encoding O-antigen ligase family protein, giving the protein MAAPVLTHAELLWRHRVWTAQGIGLAVLTFLNFIPPAHGPARYLFFSLLLIAAAARWKEGASLWIRTPLDLPLLLFLGWILLSIPFSIDPAYSFREWRKLAGQALVFYWAVAVFRAQPDHRLVRHVMIAVLLGTVTSAGYAIVEFILQGGTWRDRHVRAGAPGSDYNWLSTYMVMAIPMVLAAAVVVRTRWMKGLSLVVAVVALAAEVVAYTRAGWAGLAAEGLAGGWLSGRRWLLAGVILALTAIGFGFVLASDRGFQRSTADPWTLEARVAVWKLAAEDLVHHPLVGIGYGNSNFVKRYAGRPELEKAYGPHSTFVVVGLGSGVPALAFFAWLLIRIFLILTRAVGALSDGASRAIPFGAALMVVGFAVRNVFDYMFIGSLANLFWILVATGLFCVSDQDRAERLASIPQDSPATVRA; this is encoded by the coding sequence ATGGCCGCGCCCGTTTTGACGCATGCGGAACTGCTCTGGCGGCATCGGGTCTGGACCGCGCAGGGCATCGGCCTGGCCGTCCTCACGTTCCTGAATTTCATCCCGCCGGCTCATGGTCCCGCGCGGTACCTGTTTTTTTCGCTCCTCCTGATCGCGGCGGCGGCACGGTGGAAGGAAGGGGCCTCGCTCTGGATTCGGACGCCGCTCGACCTGCCGCTGCTGCTGTTTCTCGGGTGGATTCTGCTGAGCATTCCGTTTTCGATCGATCCGGCCTACAGTTTTCGGGAATGGCGCAAGCTGGCAGGGCAGGCGCTGGTGTTCTACTGGGCGGTGGCCGTGTTCCGGGCGCAACCGGACCATCGTCTGGTGAGGCACGTCATGATCGCCGTGCTGCTTGGGACCGTGACGAGCGCCGGTTACGCGATCGTCGAATTCATCCTGCAGGGCGGAACCTGGCGGGATCGTCACGTGCGGGCCGGCGCGCCCGGCTCGGACTACAATTGGCTGAGCACTTACATGGTCATGGCGATTCCGATGGTGCTGGCGGCGGCGGTCGTCGTGCGGACTCGATGGATGAAAGGGCTCTCGCTCGTAGTGGCCGTCGTGGCCTTGGCCGCCGAGGTCGTGGCCTATACGAGAGCCGGCTGGGCCGGGCTCGCGGCCGAGGGCCTCGCGGGCGGTTGGCTCTCCGGGCGGCGCTGGCTGTTGGCCGGAGTGATCTTGGCCTTGACGGCGATCGGCTTCGGCTTCGTCCTCGCCTCGGATAGGGGATTTCAACGAAGCACGGCGGATCCCTGGACCTTGGAGGCCAGGGTAGCCGTGTGGAAACTGGCGGCGGAGGACCTCGTGCACCATCCGCTCGTCGGGATCGGCTACGGCAACAGCAACTTTGTGAAACGGTATGCCGGACGGCCTGAATTGGAGAAGGCCTATGGGCCGCACAGCACGTTCGTCGTGGTGGGGTTGGGCAGCGGGGTGCCGGCCTTGGCATTCTTCGCCTGGCTGTTGATCCGGATATTCCTGATCCTGACTCGCGCGGTCGGAGCGCTCTCGGACGGCGCGTCCCGAGCAATACCGTTCGGCGCAGCCCTGATGGTGGTGGGATTCGCCGTGCGGAATGTATTCGACTACATGTTCATCGGGAGCCTGGCCAATCTGTTCTGGATTCTGGTTGCCACCGGTTTGTTCTGCGTGAGCGATCAAGACCGGGCCGAGCGTCTCGCGTCGATCCCTCAGGACTCTCCCGCGACGGTACGCGCCTGA
- the rfbD gene encoding dTDP-4-dehydrorhamnose reductase — MRNEQWERTGTMRVFVTGANGQVGQEVARVLKGESLYLATHGTDDVSDRRIVETIVREQPDLVIHAAAMTDVDACERDPDAAYRVNEEGTRLVARGAAQAGAFLIAISTDYVFDGDKGAPYVESDRPNPINVYGHSKLAGEQAALSETDRVCLVRTAWVFGLGKHHFITMVLNRLRQGEPVRAVIDKYGSPTLAKDLVATMLRLAERKATGIYHVAGAGSCNWFEYAEHILKSVGRSHPLEPIQFADLNRPARRPANTALASERLPALGLSMRGWREMVEDYLLTHESTAAGPVAT; from the coding sequence ATGAGAAATGAGCAGTGGGAAAGGACCGGCACGATGCGCGTGTTCGTGACCGGTGCGAACGGCCAGGTGGGGCAAGAGGTCGCTCGCGTGCTCAAAGGTGAATCCCTCTATCTGGCAACCCATGGGACAGACGATGTGTCGGACCGGCGGATTGTCGAGACCATCGTGCGGGAACAGCCCGACCTCGTCATCCATGCCGCGGCGATGACCGACGTCGATGCCTGCGAGCGAGATCCTGATGCCGCCTATCGCGTGAACGAGGAAGGGACCAGGCTGGTGGCGAGGGGTGCGGCCCAAGCCGGCGCCTTTCTCATCGCCATCTCCACCGACTATGTGTTTGACGGAGACAAGGGAGCCCCCTATGTCGAGTCCGATCGGCCGAACCCGATTAATGTCTATGGCCATTCCAAGTTGGCCGGGGAGCAGGCCGCGTTGAGCGAAACGGACCGGGTCTGTCTCGTGCGGACGGCGTGGGTGTTCGGCCTTGGGAAGCATCACTTCATCACGATGGTGCTGAACCGGTTGCGCCAGGGGGAGCCGGTGAGGGCGGTGATCGACAAATACGGGAGCCCGACCTTGGCCAAGGACCTTGTCGCAACGATGCTGCGGCTTGCCGAACGGAAGGCTACCGGCATTTATCACGTGGCAGGAGCCGGCTCCTGCAATTGGTTCGAATATGCGGAGCACATTCTGAAGTCGGTCGGACGCTCTCACCCATTGGAGCCGATTCAGTTCGCCGACCTGAACCGGCCGGCCAGGCGGCCGGCCAATACCGCCCTGGCGAGCGAGCGGCTGCCGGCGCTTGGACTCTCGATGCGCGGGTGGCGGGAGATGGTGGAGGACTATCTGCTGACGCACGAATCGACCGCCGCCGGCCCTGTCGCGACTTAA